GGGGAGGCACCGCGGGCACGGCACCGGCTGGGGACCCCAAAAGAAAAGAGCCCCCGGCTGCGGGGCCAAGCGTGTGTACGCACTGGGCACATGTGTCTGCGCGCACACGCGTGTGTACACACGCACACATGTACCCTCTGGGGCGGCAGAGTCCCCCGCTCCCCCCCCTTGGGCCGCTGCAGCAGCGTCAGGGCGTGGGCAGAGCccgctctgtgtgtgtgtgtgtgtgtgcatacgtGTGCGTGTATGTGGGTGTGtcatatgtgtgtatacatatgtgcATGCATGTCTATGTGTGCATATGTTCAtccatgcatgtgtgtgcatgtgtgtccaTACATGTGCATCCATATGTGTGTGTCCATACATGTGTGTGTCCATATGGGTTCGTCCATATGTGTGTGTCCATATGTCTTTGTGTCCATGTGTTCCCATACGTGTGTGTGTCCACACGTGTGTCCATACGTGTGTCCATACACGTGTATCCATATGTGTGTGTCCATCCATGTGTGTGTCCATGCGTGTGTCGATACGTGTGTGTGCATACGTGTGTGTCCATACATGTGTACGTGTGTGTCCACACATGTGTGTCCATActtgtgtgtgcacgtgtgtatccatacatgtgtgtgtccatacatgtgtgtgcacgtgtgtgtgtccatacatgtgtgtgtccatacttgtgtgtgcacgtgtgtgtccATActtgtgtgtgcacgtgtgtgtgtccaTACACGTGTGTGTCCATActtgtgtgtgcacgtgtgtgtccATActtgtgtgtgcacgtgtgtgtccATACATGTGTGTCCATActtgtgtgtgcacgtgtgtgtccATACCTGTGTGTGTCTAtacgtgtgtgtgcacatgtgtgtgtgtccatacatgtgtgtgtccatacttgtgtgtgcacgtgtgtgtccATACATGTGTGTCCATActtgtgtgcacacgtgtgtgtccATACATGTGTGTGTCCATACATGTGTGTGTCCATACGTGTGTGTCCATACATGTGTGTCCGTACACGTGTGTGTCCATACATGTGTGTGTCCATACCTGTGTGTGTCCATACATGTGTGTGTCCATActtgtgtgcacacgtgtgtgtccATACCTGTGTGTGTCCATACCTGTGTGTGTCCATACATGTGTGTCCGTACACGTGTGTGTGCCTGCCTGGGCCTGACACCCGCGTGTCCCCGTGCGCACACGCCCGCCTGTGACCTTACACCCGCCTGCACGCGCGGGTGCACGTGTGCGCGTGCCCGTCACCGCACGTGCGCGCGCTTTCTCCGGGGCCGCGCGCACGTGCCGCTCCCGGGGTCTGTCCGCGCGTCCCCGCCTCCGGCTCCACCCCccggcgcgcgcgcgcgcgcccctgccaagccccgccccctccaaactccgccccccgccgggcccgtGCCCGACGCGCCGTCTGCGCATGCgcagacccccccctcccccccggcggccccgccccgtgCGCACGCGCagtccccggccccgccccgccgcccgcgcacGCGCAGTCGCCGCTTCCTGCCGGGCCCAGGCCGGGGCGTGCGGCGGCGCCTGGCGGGATCCCGcgaccccccggcaccccccgccatGAGCGCCCCCGAGCCGCCAGGCCGCGGGATGCGGTTTGCGGAGAGCCAGCTGCGGCGGCACGGCTGGCGGCGAGGTGGGGGCCGGCCGGGGACCCTCCCTCCCTTGTTGCTCCCTGAGTTCCCCCGGGAGGTTCCccaggccccggccccccgcggtccccggccctccccgggctCACGGCCCATCCCCCGgtcgcccccagcccctcccttcCCGGTGGAGCAGGCCTCAAGCCCCAACACCTGGGGCCTCGCAGGACCCCCGGCGGCCTCCTCCGGCCtcggggggtctgggggagccgCTGCGGCGAGTGACGGGTGCCCttgtccccagggcaggggctggggaagcGGGAGGACGGTATCGCCGAGGCCATCCGGGTGAAGGTGAAGTGTGACACGGCGGGGGTGAGTGCAGACCCCTGaccggcggggggggctcgggccCAGCGGCCGCCACTGGCTGCGGCCATTTCGGTGATTCCTCTGCACCCCGCAGGTGGGACACGACGCGGCGGAGCCGTTCACCTTCCACTGGTGGGACCACGTCTTCAACAAGGCGGCTGCCAATATCGCTGTGGAGGCCGGGCAGGTAGGAGGgttggggggcggcggggggcaaCCTGGGCGACCCGGGATGGGGTTGAAGGACAGGGAAGGCTTTGCAGTCCCCTTTGGGGACTTTTAAGTGTCACTCTGTGTCTCTGCAGCCTCTAACAGCACCTGGCACAGGGACATGGCAGCAGAGAGGTGCTGCTCGAATCCCCGAATCATCTGGgatggaaaagcccttgaagctcctccagcccaaccatgaccctccccctgaccgttcccaactcccccagatccctcagcgctggctcagcccgactcttcaacccccccagggatcccggggactccccccctgccctgggcagcccattccaacgcccaacagccccttctgcacagaaatccttcctcagagccagcctgaccctgccctgggcagcttgaggccattccctcggggcctggcgctggggccttggctccagagactcatcccccctctctgccccctcctggcagggagttgcagagggccaggaggtctcccctcagcctcctcttctccagactgaacccccccagttcccccagccgctccccagcagacctgtgctccagaccctgccccagctccgttgcccctTTTTAGGAAGGGGTAAAGCCGCTCAGGTAAGACACTTCTGAGCCCATTGCAATCTCTCTCCCCTCAGGATGGCGTCTCCATGAAGACACTTTCCGAGCAGGGAGTCGGGATCAGCAATAAGAAGCCCCGCAAGGCCGCCAGCACCGACAACATGCTGTACGGCCGCTTCGTGAAGGTAACTGGCCCTGGGAGCAACTGCAGCCTCCCCAGCCCATCACTGCTGTGGCCCCCAggccccccttttctttgtccccCTTTCTCACAGCCCCTCTGTCTCTCCCTGTTGCAGTCAGCCACGCTCACAGCATGTGGGGAGGAGCCCATGAAGCTGCCTGCTGGCTCAGagagcagcgaggaggaggagaagctggACCTCTCTTCGGCGAGGAGGTGAGGCTGAGGCAGCAGTGCAGCTGTGGGGAGGGACGGGAGCTGCGAGGGGGAGCCCCGGTCTGGGCAGTGCTCCCCCTCCCCGTGCTGATGCTGGGGGTGACACATCCTGTCCTGTCCCGCAGGCTGACGGACGAGGAGCTGATGCGGGCGTGCGGCGGCCGCACAGCACACAAGTAAGTGGTTGAGGGGGGTGCACAGTTGGGCTCCCTGCTTCTAGCAGGGGCTCTTGAgcaggctgggctggctgggaggTGCCAGACCCTGGCTGCTCATGGGTGTTGCAGGGGTGCCCGCCACGGCCTGACCATGAGCGCTAAGCTGGCACGTCTGGAGGAGCAGGAACGAGCCTTCCTGGCCATGTACCGACAGAAGGAGCAGCAGGATGTGCCCCTagacagcagctccccagcagagaggcagaaaaaaaagaagaaaagaaggaaacagtCCGGGGATGGAGCCGACCCTGAGGTGCTGCATGAGGCAAGTGGAAAAGAGGAGGtggcaggagaggaagggaaggttgtgaagagaaagaagaagcagGAGCCACGCAGAGAAGAGGaggtggagggagaggaaggaaaggctgcaaagagggaaaagaagcagcaggaggaagaggacagAGAAGAGCCAGTTGAGacagagaagaagaagaagaagaaaaagaagaagaagaaggaggaggacaAAGAAGAGACAGCTGAGACAGAGGTACTTCTAGAAGACACAGATGGGCCAGAccaggctgggcacagccccaggaagaagaggaagaagaggaagagggaggcagaGTGAGCGGGGGCCGAGGCTGCCATGCTGCACAGCTGCTGGTACCGCGTGGCTCCGAGGGTCCCGATCCTGCCTGCTGGCGCTGGTGGGTGCCCGAGGGTGCTCTGGGCTCTCCCTAGGCAGAGCCCAGCACTGTAGCTCAGCTCTGTGTTTGCTGCCTGGGGATACTGGGCTGGGACTGGTTGGTCTGGGCTTTATTTCACTCCCTGAGCCTTCCCCCCATTAGGGGTGACCCTGGTTCCCACCAGGCCCTGGAGCAGGGACCCATTTGCTGTGGGTCTGTGCAGAGGGACACAAGGGGACAGACCCCACACTGAAATATTTGTTCAAGGACACAAATAAATTTTTATTGCAGTGAAACTATCCTGAAGCACAAGATCCACGGCAGACCCCGGGATCCCCGATGGCGTCTGTACCTCAAAGAACTCGATCAGGTCCCAGGCTCCTGGGGGGTTTCATTTGCACTGAACTTGGATCCCGCTGGCAGAGCTGGGTAGGACGGAGCCCAGCGAGGTGCTGAGCATCCCCCACGCAGAGCGCTGTGGCTTTGGCAGCATTAGGCCCTGATCTGTTGTGCCaaagcccagctcagccctctgAGCCCCAGCCTTAGGTcagctgcaggacacagtccGTTTCGGGGTACGGTGGCAGGTTTAGAGTGTATTTTTCCTGGAGCGCAGCGGGCACAAACCTGCCCCCGAGGAAGTGGTAGCGGCCAGTGAAATGCATCGCTGCCTTCTTGGGTGCCGTGAGGGAGATGAGCATGTCGGGCTGGAGACCATCCGCCTTCCCCTTCTCCACGTCCCAGCCTGCAACAAACCCCAAGGCCAGGCTGGGGCCAGGAAGAGCCCAGGCGGGCACcttccccccccctgccctgtggGTGTGGCCGTTACTCACCCGAAGGGATGTCGATGCTGGCGATGGGCACCGTGATGCGCTCGAGGgtgctgaggatgctgccaaAGGGCTCCCGCACTGCTCCCTTGAAGCTGAACCCGAAAATGGCGTCAACCACCAGGCCGTAGAGCTCGTCGATGAGCGCGGCCTGTGacagcagggagggcagggggtggaCAAAAACCAGCTCTTAGGGAGGCTGCTCCATCCCAGactcatctgggttggaaaagcccctgaagctcctccagcccaaccatgaccctccccctgacccttcccaactccccagacccctcagcgctggctcagcccgactcttcaacccccccagggatcccggggactcccccctgccctgggcagcccattccaacacccaacagccccttctgcacagaaatccttcctcagagccagcctgaccctgccctgggcagcttgaggccattccctcggggcctggcgctggggccttggctccagagactcaccccccctctctgccccctcctggcagggagttgcagagggccaggaggtctcccctcagcctcctcttctccagactgaacccccccagttcccccagccgctccccagcagacctgtgctccagaccctgccccagctccgttgcccttctctggccacgctcgagtcattcaatggcctttttggggtgaggggcccagaactgaacccaggaatcgaggggcggcctccccagtgccgagcccagggctcagatccctcccctgtccccggGCTGCTCCTCACCTCGGCCGGGAACTCGGGCAGGAAGGGGATGTCCATCTTCTGGCACTGGGTGGTCAAACCTTCAAAGAGGGGCTTGTTGGGGCGCTTGGGGTAATACACGGTCGGTTCGTAgccctgcaggagcaggagggatCTGAACGGTGCTGTGGCAGCAGGAAGGGGAACCCCAAAGCTTGCAGCTATGGGGGGGCTTGGGCCGGGCACCCTCCCTGGGGTGTGCGTCTCGGGGGGGGGAGTGTGGAGCCGCCTGCGCGAGAGACTCACAAACATTTTCAGGTGCCGGGCACAGACCAAACCGTCGCCGCCGTTGTTGCCCGGCCCACACACGACCAGCACGGCGGGCTGGCTGGTGGTGAAGGAGCTGGGGGGGTAGGCCTGGCGTGGGGCAGGAGGTGGAGGGTTACGCTGGGGAAGCGGGCCCACACCGTGGACCCCCCCAGGACCACCACCGCCCCCCCGCGTGCCCACCTTGGCGATGGCGGTGGCGCAGCTCAGCCCCGCCAGCTCCATCAGCTGGTCCACGCTGAACTTGTACTGGGTGAAGAGCTCCTGGTCGATGGCCTGggcctcctcctgcctgcggAGGGACGGCGGCGCCCCGGGGGGGCCTTGAACCCCGCCCGGACCCCAGCTCGGGGGGGTCAGGGCCCAGCTCCCCACGCTGAGCCCCCGGCCCTGTGCACCTCTGCCCCCCGTGAGGTTTGCCCgatccctctgcccccccccatcCTGTCCAACCCCTCGACACCCCCCTGTCCTGCCtgacccctctgtgccccccccgtcccgtcggacccctctgcttcccccccccGTCTTTCCCGACCCCTCTGCACCCCCTTGTCTCCTGCCCGACCCTTCtgtcccctcctccccatcctgcccgacccctccaacccccccccgATCCTCTGCTCCCCCCATTCTACCCAAcccctgttcccccccccccccccccgtgcccctcTCCACCCCGTtaaccccccccggcccctccctgcgccccccaaacaccccccgccccctctACCACTCTCCGGCCGCCCATTCAATTTTCGGgtccccccccccggtccccttCCGCCCCCTCCGCGGCTCTACCCGAGGTAGCGGagcccccgcgggccgggcccggcgctggGCCCCTGCATGGCGCGGTGGGGGGGGcaccgggcccgctcccagctcCGGTCCCAGCGCCGGCAgcacccgcccgcccgcgccccccccgccgccaccagcagccccaggcccagccccagcagcgcccTCGGCCCCGGCatgcggcggccccggcccgggacGGAGCTCGGTGCGGGGCCCGGGACGGAGcaggcgcggggcggccccggggcggaaCGTCCGCTCCCGTTCCCGCGGGGCGGTGCCTCGGCgacatcttccccccccccggcctccctcCGCCCTCCCAGCACGGAAAAAAGAGCGAACAGCAAAGAAACGGCCTCAAAACCGTGTTGGCTCCAGCACCGTGACCGGGGACACGctgcaccccccccacccccccgccgtgGGAAGCGGCATCTCCCCGGTGTCCTCCGGCGTCACACGAGGCTGCAGATGAGGGACAGGATCCTGCTCCCGGTGCGGGGCTCCCGGTGCGACCGGCTGGGGGCAGCGAGGCCACCGAGGTGTTAATGGGGCGTGGGGACAGCCAGTGGGGTGCagaattggggaggggggggtgtgtgtggtgtgtcacagaatcagaataatccgggttggaaaagcccctgaagctcctccagcccaaccatgagcctccccctgaccgttcccaactcccccagatccctcagcgctggctcagcccgactcttcaacccccccagggatcccggggactcccccctgccctgggcagcccattccaacgcccaacagccccttctgcacagaaatccttcctcagagccagcctgaccctgccctgggcagcttgaggccattccctcggggcctggcgctggggccttggctccagagactcaccccccctctctgccccctcctggcagggagttgcagagggccaggaggtctcccctcagcctcctctgctccagactgaacccccccagttcccccagccgctccccagcagacctgtgctccagaccctgccccagctccgttgcccttctctggccacgctcgagtcattcaatggcctttttggggtgaggggcccaaaactgcacccaggaatcgaggggcggcctccccagtgccgagcccagggctcagatccctcccctgtccctgtggccacgccagggctggtacaagccaggatgccattgccctccttggccccctgggcacactctggctcattctcaccccccagcccctctctgaccggcagctctccagccacccctccccaggcctgtagccctgctgggggttgttgtggcccaagggcagcccccggcatttgccctcagtgaaactcccccagtggggctcagcccatggctccagcctggccaggtctctctgcagcctccccaccctcgagagatcaacactcccacccagctgggtgtcctctgcaaactgactgcgggGGCACTccatccccttgtccagatcatcaataaagacgtgAAACAGGAGCCACCCCAGAACTGATTTACAGGGGAGTTTGACTCCACCCTCAGATACGTTTCCCAGTCTATAGGTTTGGGGTTCAGGGTTGGCTACAAAGTGCCAAAATCCCCAAGCCCCTCTGATTTTGGCCTTGGGGACGTGGCCGTTGCAGGGAGAGGGGGTGTCCCAAGCCAtgctgggggggtgtccccatccctgagcCCTCCCCTCAGAGGacaccccagagcccagccctcctgcccgctcCCTTGCCCGTTGTGTCACCTACCGCTGCGGAGCCCTTGGCCGGGGGGGTTGGTGGTCCCTGGGCCCTGGGAAAGGCGGCGTGAGAGCCGCAGCCCTGGGCTCGCCGCCGAGGCGAAGCTCCGGTTCTCTTTGGTGCTCACCGAGCCGGAGGCTGCCGTGGCACGGCCGGGCCAGGCCCAGACCGGGGGTGTTCAGGTTACTGGGAGCAAAGCAGAAACATTTCGTGGAGGTGATGGAGATCATTCACGTGACAAACTCCCCTATCGCCTCGTTACCGGACCCTCCTCAGGATTACGCGTCTCTTAAAATTTCTGGATTTTCACCTTTAACCACAAGAAGTCCCCGGGGTGATGCCACTCGCTGCATCACACCTGCTGCAACGTATTTGGGTGCAAGGAGCTGTATTGGGGTGCCTTCCCCCTCGCCCACCCACCTGTTAGCGTGGGGCTGACTGCAACACCCTGGAGCTGCGCTGggaccatcctcatcctccccagaGGTGCCCAGGCGGCCACGTGGGTCACGGGGCTCCGGTACGGGGCCGGCAGTgggtgctgctcctctgcctccGGGGAGGAAGGACAAATAGGCAGGAGGCCGGCACCAGACCGTGCCAAAGCCTTGGCTCCGGCAGAAATTGGTTGCGTGGCTCAATCAAGTTGTTGGGGATTTAATTTGCACCCTCTTACCCGAACACCCAGGATGTGCTCCCGGCACAGGCTCGTTCCCAGGCTGGGCTTTTCGCCCGAAGGACCTGGGGTGGAAGGGAGGGAGATTTATCTCAGGGGTGATGCTGGGAACCCCCCAGTGGAGGAAGGAGGGACGTGGTGGTTTCCTACTCACACCTCGCTCCCTCGGAGCTGTGTCCCGCCGGCGTGCGGCAGCACGGAGCAAACCCGCAGCCGGCCGGGGTCCTGCTAGGACAGAGCGATGGTCTGGGCTTTACACCCCTCCGCCCACCGAACCCTGGTGCCTCTCCCCACCAATCCCCGTCGGGGGTGTCAGTCCCCAGCACCCCAGTGTGCCCCACATCCCCCGGGGTGATGCTCACCGGGGCTGGGGTGGGCATCCAGCGCCCCCCCCGGGAGAGGCGGCCGtggaggcagagctggtgctggaTGGCATCGGTGAGCTTGTGCACGATGCGCTCGTGGGCAGCTCTGGGGGTGTCCTGCGGAGGAGAGAACCCGTGTGGGCTGGGCCGAGTGATGCACGGGAGGCTCCAGACTCTGGGGTTTCCCCGCCGTGCCTCACCTGGCAGTGGGAAAGCAAAATCAGGGCCTCCTTGTAGTGCCCGATGGCTTTCTGGGGGTCTCCCAGGCGGAAgcaggctgctcccagcccctcacAGGCTTGCCACTGCCCCTCCACGTCCCCTGCGAGGCGAAGGGCAGtgtcagcccctgcccagcccatcACATCTGAGGTCCTGGCGCAGGAACGTTGCTGACACCCTTTGGATCCAGCTCAACTCTGCCTGGCATCTGGATGTTGCAGAGTCCCCAGCGCAGGGACGATTTCCCTGCACCCCCCTCACCGGCGTCCCGGAAGGCTTGCAGGGCGTGCAGGTAGTTCTCTGCGGCAGCCTCGTGGTTCCCCAGACAGCTGCAGGCGTACGCCAGGTTCCCGAAGCACTGACCCTGTGCCCTCCGGTTCCCTAGAGCGCCTGGAATTGGGAACAGAATCCCAGACTCATatgagctggaaaagcccctgaagctcctccagcccaaccatgaccctccccctgacccttcccaactcccccagatccctcagcgctggctcagcccgactcttcaacccccccagggatcccggggactcccccctgccctgggcagcccattccaacgcccaacagccccttctgcacagaaatccttcctcagagccagcctgaccctgccctgggcagcttgaggccattccctcggggcctggcgctggggccttggctccagagactcaccccccctctctgccccctcctggcagggagttgcagagggccaggaggtctcccctcagcctcctcttctccagactgaacccccccagttcccccagccgctccccagcagacctgtgctccagaccctgccccagctccgttgcccttctctggccacgctcgagtcattcaatggcctttttggggtgaggggcccagaactgcacccaggaatcgaggggcggcctccccagtgccgagcccagggctcagatcccttccctgtccctgctggccatgccagggctggtacaagccaggatgccattgccctccttggccccctgggcacactctggctcattctcacccccccagtccctctctgaccggcagctctccagccacccctccccaggcctgtagccctgctgggggttgttgtggcccaagggcagcccccggcatttgccctcagtgaaactcccccagtggggctcagcccatggctccagcctggccaggtc
The nucleotide sequence above comes from Athene noctua chromosome 29, bAthNoc1.hap1.1, whole genome shotgun sequence. Encoded proteins:
- the GPATCH4 gene encoding G patch domain-containing protein 4; this encodes MSAPEPPGRGMRFAESQLRRHGWRRGQGLGKREDGIAEAIRVKVKCDTAGVGHDAAEPFTFHWWDHVFNKAAANIAVEAGQDGVSMKTLSEQGVGISNKKPRKAASTDNMLYGRFVKSATLTACGEEPMKLPAGSESSEEEEKLDLSSARRLTDEELMRACGGRTAHKGARHGLTMSAKLARLEEQERAFLAMYRQKEQQDVPLDSSSPAERQKKKKKRRKQSGDGADPEVLHEASGKEEVAGEEGKVVKRKKKQEPRREEEVEGEEGKAAKREKKQQEEEDREEPVETEKKKKKKKKKKKEEDKEETAETEVLLEDTDGPDQAGHSPRKKRKKRKREAE
- the NAXE gene encoding NAD(P)H-hydrate epimerase, producing MPGPRALLGLGLGLLVAAGGARAGGCCRRWDRSWERARCPPHRAMQGPSAGPGPRGLRYLGQEEAQAIDQELFTQYKFSVDQLMELAGLSCATAIAKAYPPSSFTTSQPAVLVVCGPGNNGGDGLVCARHLKMFGYEPTVYYPKRPNKPLFEGLTTQCQKMDIPFLPEFPAEAALIDELYGLVVDAIFGFSFKGAVREPFGSILSTLERITVPIASIDIPSGWDVEKGKADGLQPDMLISLTAPKKAAMHFTGRYHFLGGRFVPAALQEKYTLNLPPYPETDCVLQLT